A DNA window from Flavisolibacter ginsenosidimutans contains the following coding sequences:
- a CDS encoding Ldh family oxidoreductase, whose product MRFYSYDQLFNFSKSVFLSIGCSEEDATLATTVLLSADLRGVDSHGIARLSGYVRLWEAKRVNATPEIKILHETPSTATVDGDSGLGLVVAPKAMQIAIDKAKNVGTGWVSVQNSNHFGIAGYHAMMALKEDMIGICMTNASPLVAPTFSIERLLGTNPICVAIPAGQQPAFVADLATTTAANGKLEILQRKSEEAPIGWIQNKEGKSSTDPHELKSGGALLPLGGDREHGSHKGYALGAVVDIFSAILSGANYGPWVPPFPAYVPMPTNMPGKGIGHFFGAMRIDAFRPAEEFKRHMDNWIERFRSAKTAEGFERVIIPGDPEREAEAERREKGIPVLEPVVADLKSLAQKFNLSMTV is encoded by the coding sequence ATGAGGTTTTATTCTTACGATCAACTCTTCAATTTTTCCAAAAGTGTTTTTCTTTCCATTGGTTGCAGCGAAGAAGACGCAACCTTGGCCACAACGGTTCTTCTCTCCGCTGACCTGCGCGGCGTGGATTCGCACGGCATTGCACGTTTGAGCGGTTATGTAAGGTTGTGGGAAGCAAAAAGGGTAAACGCTACACCCGAAATAAAAATTCTTCACGAAACTCCGTCCACCGCAACCGTTGACGGCGACAGCGGGCTTGGTTTAGTGGTTGCGCCAAAGGCCATGCAGATTGCCATTGACAAAGCGAAGAACGTTGGCACCGGTTGGGTGAGCGTGCAAAACAGCAATCATTTCGGCATCGCCGGTTATCATGCGATGATGGCCTTGAAAGAAGACATGATCGGCATTTGCATGACCAACGCAAGTCCGCTCGTTGCGCCAACGTTTTCCATTGAACGGTTGTTGGGAACAAACCCGATTTGTGTGGCTATTCCTGCTGGACAACAACCGGCTTTCGTTGCAGATCTTGCCACGACGACTGCTGCCAACGGCAAACTTGAAATTCTGCAGCGCAAAAGCGAAGAAGCACCAATTGGTTGGATACAAAACAAAGAAGGCAAATCATCAACCGACCCGCACGAATTAAAAAGCGGTGGCGCCTTGTTACCGCTTGGTGGCGACCGGGAACACGGCAGCCACAAAGGCTATGCATTGGGTGCCGTTGTTGATATTTTCTCAGCAATATTAAGCGGCGCCAACTACGGCCCTTGGGTACCGCCTTTTCCGGCTTACGTACCCATGCCTACCAACATGCCCGGTAAAGGCATCGGTCATTTTTTTGGTGCGATGAGGATAGATGCTTTTCGCCCGGCGGAAGAATTCAAACGACACATGGACAACTGGATCGAACGCTTCCGTTCTGCTAAAACGGCCGAAGGTTTTGAAAGAGTGATCATTCCCGGCGACCCCGAACGCGAAGCGGAAGCAGAGCGAAGAGAGAAAGGCATTCCGGTTTTAGAGCCGGTTGTGGCCGATCTAAAATCGCTGGCCCAAAAATTTAATTTGAGCATGACAGTTTAG
- a CDS encoding peptide chain release factor 3 gives MKYQNEIQKRRTFAIISHPDAGKTTLTEKFLLFGGAIQVAGAVKSNKIKKAATSDFMEIERQRGISVATSVMSFEYDGTLINLLDTPGHKDFAEDTYRTLTAVDSVILVVDSVNGVEEQTRRLMEVISMRKTPVIVFINKMDRDGKNRFDLLEEIEKELSISLHPMTWPINQGKDFKGVYDLHNKSLRLFTAGSKAADEDAISVADLSASVLDEKLGSRDAQILREDVELIDGVYGELDVKTYLKGNVAPVFFGSAINNFGVKEMLDTFIRIAPVPKDRETSKRPVAVNEDKFSGFIFKIHANLDPKHRDRIAFLRVCSGKFERNKYFHHVRLDKDVRFSNPYSFLAREKSVVDDAYPGDVVGLFDTGNFKIGDTLTEGEDFYFTGIPTFSPEIFKEVVNKDPMKTKQLEKGLLQLTDEGVAQLFTQFGGNKKIIGCVGELQFEVIQYRLLHEYGASVVFNSLPYYKACWITSNDPKKLEDFIRFKGANIAQDKDGHLVYLAQSEWFLNTERTNNPDIEFHFTSEVHK, from the coding sequence ATGAAGTATCAAAACGAAATACAAAAGCGCCGCACCTTCGCCATCATTTCGCACCCCGATGCGGGCAAGACAACGCTCACGGAAAAATTCCTTCTTTTCGGTGGTGCCATACAGGTGGCTGGCGCGGTAAAAAGCAACAAGATCAAGAAAGCCGCAACCTCGGACTTTATGGAGATTGAGCGGCAACGCGGCATCTCCGTAGCCACATCGGTGATGAGTTTCGAGTACGACGGAACGTTAATCAACTTGTTGGACACACCCGGCCACAAAGATTTTGCGGAAGATACCTACCGAACGCTTACCGCAGTTGACAGCGTTATTCTTGTGGTGGACAGTGTGAACGGCGTGGAAGAGCAAACACGCCGGCTAATGGAAGTTATCAGCATGCGGAAAACGCCGGTAATCGTTTTCATTAACAAGATGGACCGTGACGGAAAAAACCGTTTTGACTTGTTGGAAGAAATCGAAAAGGAATTGTCCATTTCTCTTCATCCAATGACATGGCCCATCAACCAGGGCAAAGACTTTAAAGGCGTTTACGACTTGCACAACAAAAGCCTGCGGCTGTTTACGGCGGGCTCAAAAGCGGCCGATGAAGATGCCATTTCTGTTGCCGATTTATCGGCTTCCGTTCTGGATGAAAAACTCGGCAGCCGTGATGCGCAAATTTTGCGCGAAGACGTGGAACTGATTGACGGCGTTTACGGAGAACTGGACGTGAAGACATACTTAAAAGGCAATGTAGCGCCAGTGTTTTTTGGTTCGGCCATCAACAACTTTGGTGTAAAGGAAATGCTCGACACCTTTATCCGCATTGCACCGGTGCCAAAAGACCGCGAAACAAGCAAACGCCCTGTAGCGGTAAACGAAGACAAATTCAGTGGTTTTATTTTTAAGATTCATGCTAACCTTGATCCCAAGCACCGCGACCGCATTGCCTTTCTTCGTGTGTGTTCAGGCAAGTTTGAGCGCAACAAATATTTTCACCACGTTCGTCTGGACAAGGATGTGCGGTTCTCCAATCCTTATTCATTTTTGGCCCGCGAAAAAAGCGTGGTTGATGATGCTTATCCCGGCGATGTTGTGGGTTTGTTTGATACCGGCAATTTTAAAATCGGCGACACATTAACCGAAGGCGAAGACTTTTATTTTACCGGCATTCCTACTTTTTCGCCCGAGATTTTTAAGGAAGTGGTAAACAAAGACCCGATGAAAACAAAGCAGCTTGAAAAGGGTTTACTGCAATTAACCGACGAAGGCGTGGCGCAATTGTTCACGCAATTCGGCGGCAACAAAAAAATCATTGGTTGCGTGGGCGAGCTGCAGTTTGAAGTGATTCAATACCGCTTGCTGCACGAATACGGCGCATCGGTTGTGTTCAATTCCTTGCCTTATTACAAAGCTTGCTGGATCACCAGCAACGACCCAAAAAAGCTCGAAGATTTTATTCGGTTTAAGGGCGCCAACATTGCACAGGATAAAGACGGCCATCTGGTTTATTTAGCACAAAGCGAATGGTTCTTAAACACCGAACGCACCAACAACCCCGATATTGAATTTCACTTTACGAGTGAAGTGCACAAGTAG
- a CDS encoding response regulator, which produces MAKILLIDDDPDVRTVLRATLQRQGYEVETASGRDEAFAKLQQAKPALIMMDVLLSGADGRELCREIKAAERTKNIPVIMFSGHPGAALKFETYGANDFISKPFNTEDLLAKLSRQMGTVK; this is translated from the coding sequence ATGGCAAAAATTTTATTGATTGACGACGATCCCGACGTGCGCACGGTTTTGCGGGCAACCCTTCAGCGGCAGGGCTACGAAGTGGAAACGGCTTCGGGGAGAGACGAGGCTTTCGCCAAACTTCAACAGGCAAAGCCGGCCTTGATAATGATGGATGTGCTTTTGTCGGGTGCAGATGGCCGTGAACTTTGCCGCGAAATAAAAGCGGCTGAACGTACCAAAAACATTCCCGTTATCATGTTTTCCGGCCATCCCGGCGCCGCGTTGAAATTTGAAACCTATGGCGCCAATGATTTCATTTCGAAGCCTTTCAACACCGAAGATTTGTTGGCGAAACTTAGCCGGCAGATGGGAACGGTGAAGTAA
- the bshB1 gene encoding bacillithiol biosynthesis deacetylase BshB1, which yields MKLDILAIGSHPDDVELGCSGTLIAEIKRGKKAGIIDLTQGELGTRGTIETRYTEAADAAKIIGLSVRENLKMRDGFFRNDEEHQLEVVKILRKYQPEIVIANILEDRHPDHGRGGWLVYDACFFSGLRQVKTTGDDGQEQERWRPKMLLHYIQDRFYEPDVIVDVSHVWEQRTEAIKAYRTQFLPDGSSDPQTYISSPDFMESLTARARSLGKRIGVKYAEGFVSKKSIGIRSLDALVLEET from the coding sequence ATGAAGCTTGACATACTCGCTATTGGCTCGCATCCCGATGACGTGGAATTGGGTTGTTCCGGTACGTTGATCGCAGAAATAAAACGCGGAAAGAAAGCCGGTATCATTGACTTAACACAAGGCGAATTGGGTACGCGGGGAACGATTGAAACCCGGTACACGGAAGCGGCCGACGCCGCAAAAATCATCGGGCTTTCGGTGCGGGAAAATTTAAAAATGCGCGACGGCTTTTTTCGCAACGACGAAGAGCACCAATTAGAAGTAGTAAAAATTCTTCGCAAGTACCAACCTGAAATTGTTATTGCCAATATTTTAGAAGACCGTCATCCCGATCATGGGCGTGGTGGCTGGCTGGTTTACGACGCCTGTTTCTTTTCGGGCCTGCGCCAGGTAAAAACAACCGGTGACGACGGACAGGAACAGGAGAGATGGCGACCGAAAATGTTGCTGCATTACATACAGGACCGTTTTTACGAACCCGATGTCATCGTTGATGTTTCGCATGTGTGGGAGCAACGTACGGAAGCCATCAAGGCCTACCGCACACAGTTCTTGCCCGATGGCAGCAGCGATCCGCAAACCTATATTTCTTCGCCGGATTTTATGGAATCGCTTACGGCAAGAGCAAGGTCTTTGGGCAAACGCATCGGCGTAAAATATGCCGAAGGTTTTGTGTCGAAAAAGAGCATTGGCATCCGGAGTTTGGATGCCCTGGTTTTGGAAGAGACATAG
- a CDS encoding single-stranded DNA-binding protein, protein MIKMQVIGNLGKDCVVNTVNGKNVINFTVAHTEKYKDSQGNNQEKTTWVDCAYWTDRTAIAPYLQKGQQVFVEGAPEVRSYTRNDGTAGASLSLRVREVQLLGRKGDGNESGTFQQSAPAARPQAASMQPAPVDDVADDLPF, encoded by the coding sequence ATGATTAAAATGCAAGTAATCGGCAATCTGGGCAAAGATTGCGTCGTTAACACCGTTAACGGAAAGAACGTCATCAACTTTACGGTAGCCCATACTGAAAAGTACAAAGACAGCCAGGGCAACAATCAGGAAAAAACAACCTGGGTTGATTGCGCTTATTGGACCGACCGCACGGCCATTGCGCCTTATCTTCAAAAAGGGCAGCAGGTTTTTGTGGAAGGCGCTCCCGAAGTGCGCAGCTACACCCGCAACGACGGCACGGCTGGCGCATCGCTTTCACTACGCGTTCGTGAGGTTCAGTTGTTGGGCCGTAAAGGCGACGGCAACGAGAGCGGAACCTTCCAGCAAAGCGCACCTGCTGCACGTCCGCAAGCCGCCTCTATGCAGCCTGCGCCGGTAGATGATGTAGCAGACGATTTACCGTTCTAA
- a CDS encoding aspartate kinase, producing MKVMKFGGTSVGKPHRMHEVATLITKDNERKIVVLSAVSGTTNSLVEIGSLLAANKKEEAKQKIDALHAQYNAFIKDLVKTPEALQKAEDVLKEHFEFLNIILRISYNEALNKDILAQGELLSTKLFSIYLGEKGEAHQLLPALDFMSIDANDEPQVEAIREKLNTVLAKYPDTNLFITQGYICRNAKGEVDNLKRGGSDYSASLIAAAANASVCEIWTDINGMHNNDPRIVAKTFPIDQLSFDEAAELAYFGAKILHPASIWPAQQYNIPVKLLNTMEPDAKGTIIKEAPASLGVKAVAAKDGIIAVNIKSSRMLLAYGFLRKVFEVFEKYRTSIDMITTSEVAVSVTIDNDASLPEIVKELETFSTVSIDKGQTIVSIVGAEIATHPDALKKVFDSLKEIDVRMVSYGGSAHNISILVASADKTKVLQALNSGLFNL from the coding sequence ATGAAAGTCATGAAATTTGGCGGCACCTCAGTAGGCAAGCCGCACCGGATGCACGAAGTCGCAACGCTAATCACGAAAGACAACGAACGAAAGATTGTTGTGTTAAGCGCCGTATCAGGTACCACCAACAGCCTTGTTGAAATTGGTTCTTTGCTGGCCGCAAATAAAAAAGAAGAAGCCAAGCAAAAGATTGATGCTCTTCACGCACAATACAATGCCTTCATTAAGGACCTGGTGAAAACGCCGGAGGCTTTGCAAAAGGCCGAAGACGTGCTGAAAGAGCATTTTGAATTTCTCAACATCATCCTGCGCATTTCGTACAATGAAGCTTTGAACAAGGACATCCTTGCCCAGGGTGAACTGCTCTCGACAAAACTCTTCAGCATTTACCTGGGCGAAAAAGGCGAGGCTCATCAATTGCTTCCCGCACTTGATTTCATGAGCATTGACGCCAACGACGAGCCGCAGGTGGAAGCCATTCGTGAAAAGCTGAACACGGTGTTGGCGAAGTATCCTGATACAAATCTGTTCATCACGCAAGGATACATTTGCCGCAACGCAAAAGGCGAAGTGGACAACCTCAAACGTGGTGGCAGCGATTACAGCGCTTCGCTCATTGCGGCCGCGGCCAACGCTTCGGTGTGCGAAATCTGGACCGACATCAACGGCATGCACAACAACGATCCGCGCATTGTGGCCAAAACTTTTCCCATTGATCAATTGAGCTTCGACGAGGCCGCGGAACTTGCTTATTTCGGCGCAAAGATTTTGCACCCGGCTTCCATCTGGCCCGCGCAGCAATACAACATTCCGGTAAAGTTGCTGAACACGATGGAGCCTGATGCGAAGGGCACCATCATCAAAGAAGCACCGGCATCGCTGGGTGTGAAAGCTGTGGCCGCAAAAGACGGCATCATTGCAGTAAACATCAAGAGTAGCCGCATGTTGCTGGCTTACGGTTTTTTGCGCAAAGTGTTTGAGGTGTTTGAAAAATACCGCACGTCCATTGACATGATCACAACTTCTGAGGTTGCGGTTTCGGTAACCATTGACAACGACGCTTCCTTGCCCGAGATTGTAAAGGAACTGGAAACCTTCAGCACCGTAAGCATTGACAAAGGCCAAACCATTGTTTCCATCGTTGGCGCTGAAATCGCCACGCATCCCGATGCGCTGAAAAAAGTTTTTGATTCATTGAAGGAGATTGACGTACGGATGGTTTCTTACGGCGGCAGTGCGCACAACATTTCCATCCTCGTTGCTTCAGCAGATAAAACAAAAGTGTTGCAGGCATTGAACAGCGGTTTGTTTAATTTGTAA
- a CDS encoding Smr/MutS family protein — MKYEIGDKIIVLHSNEEGEVIDIINDKMVMIQVRGVKFPAYMDQIDFPYFKRFTEKKLFPAEPKKKYVDEIKKEKTPPKPLDKKVSDGVWLSFLPKFISDEFGDDVVTELKVHLVNRTETAFNFLYSLQFFGKPEFDLRAEITPFSDFYLHDVDFEDMNDSPLFAFEFSLLKPDKNKADYYEATVKLKPKQLFDRIEQLKQKGEATFTYKLFDNYPPKPYDEYVETPVTKGAKVYSLKDIRQHIQPARTVVDLHIEKLSDDWKHLSNGEILNIQLKEFEKWYELALAHRQPQLIIIHGVGSGKLRDEIHELLRTRREVKSFINQYHPSFGYGATEIYFKN, encoded by the coding sequence ATGAAATACGAGATCGGTGACAAGATAATTGTGCTGCATTCCAACGAAGAGGGCGAGGTGATTGACATCATCAACGACAAAATGGTGATGATTCAGGTACGCGGCGTAAAGTTCCCGGCTTACATGGACCAGATTGACTTTCCGTACTTCAAACGCTTCACCGAAAAAAAACTTTTTCCGGCTGAGCCGAAGAAGAAATACGTGGACGAAATAAAGAAAGAGAAAACCCCGCCGAAGCCGCTCGATAAAAAAGTTTCCGACGGCGTTTGGCTTTCGTTTCTACCCAAATTTATAAGCGATGAATTTGGCGACGATGTGGTGACGGAATTAAAAGTTCACTTGGTTAACCGCACCGAAACGGCGTTTAATTTTTTGTACTCCCTGCAATTTTTTGGCAAGCCCGAGTTTGATTTGCGTGCGGAGATAACGCCTTTCTCAGATTTTTATCTGCACGATGTGGACTTTGAAGACATGAACGACAGTCCGCTTTTTGCCTTTGAGTTTTCCTTGCTCAAGCCCGACAAGAACAAAGCCGATTATTACGAAGCAACCGTGAAGCTAAAGCCCAAGCAACTCTTTGACAGAATTGAACAATTAAAGCAGAAAGGTGAGGCCACGTTCACCTATAAATTGTTTGATAATTACCCACCAAAACCGTATGACGAATACGTGGAAACGCCTGTAACAAAAGGCGCAAAGGTTTACAGCCTCAAGGATATTCGCCAGCATATACAACCCGCACGGACCGTTGTTGATTTGCACATAGAAAAACTAAGCGATGACTGGAAGCATTTGAGCAACGGCGAAATACTGAACATTCAATTGAAAGAATTTGAAAAGTGGTACGAGCTTGCGCTGGCGCACCGGCAACCGCAGTTAATTATTATTCACGGCGTGGGCAGCGGCAAGCTGCGCGACGAGATACACGAACTGTTGCGAACAAGAAGAGAAGTAAAATCCTTCATCAATCAATACCATCCTTCTTTTGGTTACGGCGCAACAGAGATTTATTTTAAGAATTGA
- a CDS encoding ABC transporter permease — protein sequence MRLFAIIGSSFKIALLELWKAKLRTFLSLFGITIGIFCIIGVLATVGSLEKNLQSEIRSLGTNTIYVDKWEYGGGPDYPFWKYVKRPSPRYDELAEIKSRTSTAQYVAFKITTPANVEGNGNVAERIRIYGVSEDFTTIQPIEIQYGRALSEAEFYRGTNVAVLGHTLAERLFSDAAFASQKTITVRGQNLIVIGVMKKRGSQLIGGWGFDECVLMPYKSARTIMDETKADPLIMVQGKEGINSKELKDELKGTMRAVRRLSPQEEDNFSLNDVNDFTEVMSKAFVSINLGGWIIGGLSFIVGIFGVANIMFVTVAERRSQIGLKKALGAKRRMILTEFLLESAFLCIVGGFIGLALVYALTKIATAAFSFPIFLSPGIIAVAIFICIAAGIAAGIIPAAQAAKLHPAVAIRG from the coding sequence ATGCGTCTCTTCGCCATCATCGGAAGCAGCTTTAAAATCGCCCTGCTTGAATTGTGGAAGGCAAAGCTGCGCACTTTTCTTTCGCTCTTTGGCATCACCATCGGCATCTTTTGCATCATCGGTGTTTTGGCCACCGTAGGCAGCCTTGAAAAGAACCTCCAATCAGAAATCCGTTCGCTTGGAACAAACACCATTTACGTAGACAAATGGGAATACGGCGGCGGTCCCGATTATCCGTTTTGGAAATATGTAAAACGGCCATCGCCTCGTTATGATGAGTTGGCCGAAATAAAATCCCGTACGTCCACGGCGCAATACGTTGCGTTTAAAATTACGACGCCTGCCAATGTTGAAGGCAACGGCAACGTGGCCGAACGAATTCGTATTTACGGCGTCAGCGAAGACTTTACCACCATTCAGCCCATAGAAATTCAGTACGGCCGGGCCCTTTCGGAAGCGGAATTTTACCGCGGCACAAACGTCGCTGTGCTGGGCCACACGCTTGCCGAACGCTTGTTTAGCGATGCGGCTTTTGCCTCGCAAAAAACGATCACTGTTCGCGGACAAAATTTAATCGTGATCGGTGTGATGAAAAAAAGAGGATCTCAACTCATCGGCGGTTGGGGCTTCGATGAATGCGTGCTGATGCCTTACAAATCGGCACGCACCATTATGGACGAAACCAAGGCTGACCCCTTGATTATGGTGCAGGGAAAAGAAGGCATCAACAGCAAAGAATTGAAGGACGAGTTGAAAGGAACGATGCGGGCCGTGCGAAGATTAAGCCCGCAGGAAGAAGACAATTTTTCGTTGAACGACGTAAATGATTTTACCGAGGTAATGAGCAAGGCTTTTGTAAGCATTAACCTTGGCGGATGGATCATTGGCGGCCTGTCGTTTATCGTGGGAATATTCGGTGTGGCCAACATCATGTTCGTTACCGTAGCCGAACGGCGTTCGCAAATTGGGTTAAAAAAAGCGCTGGGTGCAAAACGAAGAATGATTCTAACCGAATTTTTGTTGGAGTCGGCCTTCCTGTGCATCGTTGGCGGATTCATTGGCCTCGCTCTTGTTTATGCGCTTACCAAAATAGCAACGGCTGCTTTTAGCTTTCCTATTTTTCTTTCGCCCGGCATCATTGCCGTTGCTATTTTTATTTGCATCGCCGCCGGTATTGCCGCCGGCATTATTCCTGCCGCGCAGGCTGCAAAGCTCCATCCGGCAGTAGCAATTAGAGGTTGA
- a CDS encoding amino acid permease, translating into MANGLFRKKSVTAILHEAEQGLTDGHGGGSGMAKVLTVKDLTFFGIAAVIGTGVFTAIGSACFHGGPAVILLFLMTAVACGFAAYCYAEFASTVPVSGSAYTYSYVAFGEIFAWIIGWDLLMEYAIGNIAVAISWSQYFVRVLSGFNIHVPAWMTMDYFTAHNGYDDAIAAMKDGKALTALDENLRNAYNAWEHAPALGSLRVIMNVPALLIVALITYVVYIGIKESKRANNVFVMIKLAIILVVIVAGAFFVKSANWTPFMPNGFAGVLSGVSAVFFAYIGFDAISTTAEECKNPQRDLPRSMFYTLIICTVLYCILVLVLTGMTNYAKFDNVADPLAYVFQSQNSKVSNWIAGIVSVSAIFVIASVLLVYQLGQPRIWMSMSRDGLLPPVFSKLHPKYKTPSFSTILTGLFVAIPALFLNLDVVIALTSIGTLFAFVLVCGGVLVMQSRPNRPPSKFKVPYLSGKFIVPAFFIAAMVLIVVLDKGYMNDKIQTQVDAVQKNKLSVINLSDYAVDNVTVNYKVGSSTASQQFTNIPAGDTVTAQIAGADSVGAAVVVPSSISSKAFQSETPGLRYFKSLFRPEGIPMLVFWLVVLIITYLSFTKNLSLIPVLGLISCFYLMAQESHTNWYRFLIWLVIGLCIYFTYGYKNSRLVKANVDNRQ; encoded by the coding sequence ATGGCGAACGGACTTTTTCGCAAAAAATCGGTCACGGCAATTCTGCACGAAGCCGAACAAGGATTAACGGATGGACACGGAGGTGGTAGCGGAATGGCCAAGGTGCTGACGGTAAAAGACCTTACTTTTTTTGGCATTGCCGCGGTCATCGGCACCGGTGTGTTCACGGCCATCGGATCGGCTTGTTTTCATGGCGGGCCTGCGGTGATTTTGCTTTTTTTGATGACGGCTGTGGCTTGCGGTTTTGCGGCTTACTGTTATGCCGAATTTGCTTCCACCGTTCCGGTTTCGGGAAGCGCTTACACCTATTCTTATGTGGCCTTTGGCGAAATCTTCGCCTGGATCATTGGCTGGGATTTGCTGATGGAATATGCCATCGGCAACATTGCCGTCGCCATTTCGTGGAGTCAGTATTTTGTGCGGGTGTTGTCAGGTTTTAACATTCACGTACCGGCTTGGATGACGATGGATTACTTTACGGCGCACAACGGTTATGACGACGCCATTGCTGCGATGAAAGACGGCAAGGCCCTAACGGCGCTTGATGAAAACCTTCGCAATGCGTACAATGCCTGGGAACATGCGCCGGCGCTTGGAAGTTTGCGGGTGATTATGAACGTGCCTGCGCTTTTGATTGTGGCACTAATTACGTACGTTGTTTACATCGGCATCAAAGAATCGAAACGTGCCAACAATGTTTTCGTGATGATTAAGTTGGCCATTATTCTTGTGGTGATTGTGGCCGGTGCTTTCTTCGTAAAGTCAGCCAACTGGACGCCGTTTATGCCCAACGGTTTTGCCGGCGTGTTGAGCGGTGTGTCGGCGGTGTTCTTTGCCTACATTGGTTTTGACGCCATATCAACCACTGCGGAAGAATGTAAAAATCCGCAACGCGATTTGCCGCGTTCAATGTTTTATACCCTCATTATTTGCACGGTGCTTTATTGCATTTTGGTATTGGTGCTTACGGGCATGACCAACTATGCCAAATTTGATAACGTTGCCGATCCGCTGGCTTATGTGTTTCAAAGTCAAAACTCGAAAGTCTCAAATTGGATTGCCGGTATCGTTTCAGTGAGTGCCATTTTCGTGATTGCTTCGGTACTGTTGGTTTATCAATTAGGACAACCAAGGATCTGGATGAGCATGAGCCGCGATGGGCTGTTGCCTCCCGTGTTTTCAAAACTTCATCCGAAATACAAGACGCCTTCGTTCTCTACCATTCTTACCGGTTTGTTTGTGGCCATTCCGGCTTTGTTTTTAAACCTCGATGTGGTGATTGCTTTGACCAGCATTGGAACCTTATTTGCCTTCGTGCTCGTTTGCGGCGGTGTGTTGGTTATGCAAAGCAGGCCCAATCGTCCGCCGTCGAAATTTAAAGTGCCTTATTTGAGCGGGAAGTTTATTGTGCCGGCATTTTTTATTGCAGCGATGGTTTTAATTGTGGTGCTTGACAAAGGTTACATGAACGATAAGATTCAAACCCAGGTGGACGCTGTGCAGAAGAACAAGCTGTCGGTCATCAATCTTTCTGATTATGCGGTGGATAATGTAACGGTGAATTATAAAGTTGGTAGCAGCACGGCTTCTCAACAATTTACAAACATTCCGGCCGGCGATACGGTAACAGCGCAAATTGCCGGCGCTGATTCAGTTGGTGCAGCGGTTGTTGTGCCGTCGTCTATTTCTTCCAAAGCCTTTCAATCCGAAACACCAGGCCTGCGCTATTTCAAATCTTTGTTTCGGCCCGAAGGCATACCGATGCTTGTCTTCTGGCTGGTTGTTCTCATCATCACTTATCTTTCTTTCACCAAAAACCTTTCGCTTATTCCGGTGCTTGGCCTCATCAGTTGCTTTTACCTGATGGCGCAGGAAAGCCACACCAACTGGTACCGGTTTTTGATTTGGTTGGTGATTGGCTTGTGCATCTATTTCACCTACGGGTATAAAAACAGCCGCCTGGTGAAGGCAAATGTGGACAATCGGCAATAA